One genomic region from Sphingobacterium multivorum encodes:
- a CDS encoding CusA/CzcA family heavy metal efflux RND transporter codes for MLDHIIKFSIKNKIIIGLMTLLLIIWGAWSATKLPIDAVPDITNNQVQIFTSCPTLAGQEVEQLVTFPIEQSIATVPKIEEIRSISRFGLSVITVVFDDDVDIYFARQLIGERLKEAVDQIPQGIGKPELAPVSTGLGEVYQYIIHPKKGSEKKYNAKDLRTMQDWIVARQLYGTPGIAEVNSFGGELKQYEVAVDPNRLKAMNITIPELFTALEKNNQNTGGAYIDKKPNAYFIRGIGLATSLEDVRNIAIRKSGAIPIYVKDVADVRFGHAVRYGALTYNGEVDAVGGVVMMLKGENSNEVVNRVKEKLPTIQKSLPDDVVIEPYLDRTDLVGRAISTVEKNLIEGALIVIFVLVLFLGNLRAGLIVASAIPLALLFALGLMNVFGVSANLMSLGAIDFGLIVDGAVIVVEATLHHLGLRKSTEKLTQAEMDHEVFESASKIRTSAAFGEIIILIVYIPILTLVGVEGKMFRPMAQTVGFAIFGALILSLTYIPMMCALFLPKKHSDKKTLSDRMIAGLQRIYEPLLQKAIRLKYLIVSLTVAIFALSALFFKNMGGEFIPQLQEGDYAFHCILPQGSSLSQSIETSMQASRIIKEFDEVKMVVGKTGAAEVPTDPMPPEATDIMVVLKPQKEWKSGRSYEELGSAILEKLEVIPGVFFEKNQPIQMRFNELMTGIRQDVAVKIFGENIDSLAAYANVVAAQIQSVQGATSPQVERVSGLPQINIVYDRTRIANYGLTIQDVNDVVSTAFAGRSTGQIYENERRFDLVVRLDTTHRNSIDDVRNLMIPTDTGTQIPLSQVAAIDYKLGPAQISREAGKRRIVIGFNVAGRDVQTVVKDIQQQLAANVKLPAGYYFTYGGQFENLQKASSRLLIAVPVSLLLIFMLLYFTFHSFKQATLIFTAIPMSAIGGVFALMLRGMPFSISAGIGFIALFGVAVLNGIVLIGTFNQLKKEGVDDIFQRVKEGTLTRLRPVLMTATVASLGFLPMAISTSAGAEVQKPLATVVIGGLVTATFLTLFVLPLLYIIFNSKLNMKRSRGAKTFVTVLVFSFMALGSEVFGQERIAVTKAVETALKNNRQVQINQAEIVGAGFNVKTATEIPKTGIFAENEDYRPTDKAGLLKIGITQSIAWPGLYTARKAYFKEQLKYANLNTDVLKTAITKDVRTAYFQLWYLQDRQKLYMELDSIYTAMFKATELRFRTGDVAALDKIAAEAKLKELQAQLVQNKKDIIIQQQQLMMLLDRNEWMLPLDQPLEKIVVDASPSDETAHPLLVLQQQNVNIASSNVSVQKNTNKPEFSGRFFSQRVWGAKDPLSGFSVSASFPVFSLGAYKSKVKAANAEMEVQQRKLEYDTQVFQTNKGNALAEIDKNSALLQFYESSGLKQADAIIKAASLGYRTGEINFAELSQFLSQAIGIRQNYLEVLNQYNQSAIQYNYFNNK; via the coding sequence GTGTTAGATCATATTATAAAATTTAGCATTAAGAACAAGATCATTATCGGTTTAATGACCTTGTTGCTTATCATTTGGGGGGCATGGAGTGCAACGAAACTGCCAATCGATGCCGTTCCCGATATTACCAATAATCAAGTCCAGATCTTTACCTCTTGTCCAACGCTTGCCGGGCAGGAAGTGGAACAATTGGTTACTTTTCCAATTGAACAAAGTATTGCAACTGTACCCAAAATTGAGGAGATCAGGAGTATTTCGCGCTTTGGACTTTCTGTCATTACCGTTGTTTTTGACGATGATGTAGATATCTATTTTGCCCGTCAGCTGATTGGTGAGCGTTTAAAAGAAGCGGTGGATCAGATTCCACAAGGTATTGGTAAACCTGAGCTGGCTCCAGTGAGTACTGGACTGGGAGAAGTATATCAATATATTATCCATCCCAAAAAGGGAAGCGAAAAGAAATACAACGCAAAAGATTTGCGCACCATGCAAGATTGGATTGTTGCCCGTCAGCTCTATGGAACACCTGGGATTGCCGAGGTCAATAGCTTCGGTGGTGAGCTCAAACAATATGAAGTAGCTGTTGATCCGAATAGACTTAAGGCAATGAATATCACTATTCCAGAGCTATTTACTGCCCTGGAGAAAAACAATCAAAATACAGGTGGTGCCTATATTGATAAAAAACCGAATGCCTACTTTATCCGGGGAATTGGGCTGGCGACCTCCTTGGAAGATGTCAGAAATATTGCCATCCGAAAATCAGGGGCAATACCGATTTACGTAAAAGATGTTGCGGATGTACGTTTTGGTCATGCTGTGCGCTATGGTGCCTTGACATACAATGGTGAGGTCGATGCTGTGGGAGGCGTCGTCATGATGCTGAAGGGTGAAAACAGCAATGAGGTGGTCAACCGCGTGAAAGAAAAACTACCGACTATTCAAAAGTCGCTACCTGATGATGTGGTTATAGAGCCCTATTTGGACCGGACAGACCTCGTTGGGCGTGCGATAAGTACCGTTGAAAAAAATCTGATTGAAGGTGCCCTGATCGTCATTTTTGTCCTGGTCTTATTTCTTGGGAACTTGCGGGCAGGTCTTATCGTTGCTTCGGCAATTCCACTGGCGCTGCTGTTTGCACTTGGACTGATGAACGTCTTCGGCGTAAGCGCCAATTTAATGAGTTTGGGCGCGATAGATTTCGGTTTGATTGTGGACGGAGCCGTCATTGTGGTGGAAGCTACACTACACCATTTAGGCTTACGAAAGTCTACCGAGAAATTGACCCAGGCCGAAATGGACCATGAGGTATTTGAGTCTGCTTCAAAGATTCGTACCAGTGCAGCCTTTGGTGAGATTATTATTCTTATTGTCTATATTCCAATTTTAACATTGGTGGGTGTTGAAGGGAAAATGTTTCGTCCAATGGCGCAAACAGTTGGGTTTGCTATTTTCGGGGCATTGATTCTCTCGTTAACCTATATCCCCATGATGTGTGCTTTGTTCCTGCCGAAAAAACACAGCGACAAGAAAACGTTGAGCGACCGGATGATTGCGGGACTGCAACGTATTTATGAGCCTTTATTACAGAAAGCCATTCGGCTTAAATACCTGATCGTGAGTTTAACCGTTGCCATTTTTGCTTTGTCGGCCCTCTTTTTTAAGAATATGGGAGGCGAATTTATTCCACAATTGCAGGAAGGTGATTATGCATTCCATTGCATACTTCCCCAAGGGAGCTCACTTTCACAAAGTATCGAAACCTCGATGCAGGCATCCCGGATTATCAAAGAGTTCGATGAAGTGAAGATGGTTGTCGGTAAAACAGGAGCTGCTGAGGTACCAACAGACCCTATGCCACCGGAAGCGACAGATATTATGGTGGTATTGAAGCCTCAAAAAGAGTGGAAGTCGGGCCGTTCTTATGAAGAACTGGGGAGCGCTATTCTGGAGAAGCTAGAAGTAATTCCGGGTGTCTTCTTCGAAAAAAACCAACCTATTCAAATGCGTTTTAATGAACTGATGACGGGTATCCGTCAGGATGTTGCTGTAAAGATCTTCGGTGAAAACATCGATTCGCTGGCCGCTTACGCCAATGTGGTTGCCGCGCAGATTCAATCGGTTCAAGGGGCGACTTCGCCACAAGTGGAGCGCGTATCCGGTCTCCCACAAATCAATATCGTTTATGACCGCACCCGTATTGCAAATTATGGCTTGACAATTCAGGACGTCAATGACGTGGTGAGTACTGCTTTTGCCGGTCGAAGCACGGGACAGATCTATGAAAATGAACGTCGCTTTGATTTGGTCGTCCGGTTAGATACAACGCATCGAAACAGCATTGATGATGTGCGTAATCTGATGATTCCTACAGATACGGGTACGCAGATTCCGCTTTCTCAGGTCGCTGCCATTGATTATAAATTGGGGCCGGCCCAGATCAGCCGCGAAGCGGGTAAAAGAAGAATTGTGATTGGATTTAATGTGGCCGGGCGTGATGTTCAAACCGTCGTAAAAGATATCCAACAACAATTGGCTGCAAATGTAAAACTTCCTGCAGGGTATTATTTCACCTATGGGGGGCAGTTTGAGAATTTACAGAAGGCGAGCTCACGCTTGTTGATTGCTGTGCCAGTTTCCTTATTGCTTATTTTTATGCTGTTGTATTTCACGTTTCATTCCTTTAAGCAGGCGACGCTCATTTTTACTGCAATACCAATGAGTGCTATCGGGGGTGTATTTGCGTTGATGTTGCGCGGCATGCCTTTCAGTATTAGTGCCGGTATCGGTTTTATTGCCTTGTTTGGCGTAGCCGTACTCAATGGTATCGTTTTAATTGGGACATTCAATCAGTTGAAAAAAGAGGGTGTCGATGATATTTTTCAACGTGTTAAAGAGGGTACGTTGACCCGTTTACGTCCTGTACTTATGACTGCGACCGTGGCTTCACTGGGCTTTTTACCGATGGCAATAAGTACAAGTGCCGGCGCTGAAGTTCAGAAACCTTTGGCAACGGTTGTTATTGGCGGATTGGTAACGGCAACTTTCCTGACCTTGTTTGTGCTACCCTTATTGTATATAATTTTTAATTCTAAATTGAATATGAAACGAAGTAGAGGTGCTAAGACCTTTGTTACAGTACTTGTCTTCTCATTTATGGCCTTGGGTTCTGAGGTGTTTGGCCAAGAACGTATTGCTGTGACAAAAGCCGTGGAAACTGCATTGAAGAACAACCGTCAGGTTCAGATCAACCAGGCTGAAATCGTGGGCGCTGGTTTCAATGTTAAGACGGCGACTGAAATCCCCAAGACCGGGATTTTTGCAGAAAATGAAGATTACCGTCCTACGGATAAGGCCGGCTTATTGAAAATTGGTATAACGCAAAGTATTGCCTGGCCTGGACTTTACACTGCGCGTAAGGCGTATTTTAAAGAACAACTAAAATATGCGAACCTAAATACAGATGTATTGAAAACTGCGATTACCAAAGACGTGAGGACAGCCTATTTTCAGCTCTGGTATCTTCAGGATCGACAAAAACTGTATATGGAGTTGGATAGTATCTATACCGCCATGTTCAAAGCAACTGAACTTCGCTTTAGAACGGGTGACGTAGCTGCGCTGGATAAGATCGCGGCTGAAGCAAAGCTGAAGGAGCTGCAGGCACAACTTGTTCAAAACAAAAAGGATATCATTATTCAGCAACAGCAATTGATGATGTTGTTAGATCGTAATGAGTGGATGCTCCCTTTGGATCAGCCCTTGGAGAAGATTGTCGTGGACGCCAGTCCATCAGATGAAACGGCACATCCTTTACTGGTTTTACAGCAGCAAAATGTAAATATCGCTTCATCGAACGTCAGTGTTCAGAAAAATACCAATAAGCCTGAGTTCTCGGGTCGATTTTTCTCCCAACGTGTTTGGGGAGCCAAAGATCCATTATCGGGATTCTCGGTTTCCGCATCTTTTCCGGTCTTTAGCTTAGGCGCCTATAAAAGTAAAGTGAAGGCTGCCAACGCTGAAATGGAAGTTCAACAGCGTAAGTTGGAATATGATACGCAGGTATTCCAGACAAATAAAGGGAATGCACTTGCTGAAATTGACAAGAATAGTGCATTGCTGCAATTTTATGAGTCTTCGGGGTTAAAACAAGCTGATGCAATTATTAAAGCAGCTAGTTTGGGTTATAGAACGGGGGAGATCAATTTTGCTGAATTAAGCCAATTTTTAAGTCAGGCCATTGGCATTCGCCAGAATTATTTAGAAGTTCTCAATCAGTATAATCAATCAGCAATTCAATATAATTACTTCAATAACAAATAA
- a CDS encoding DUF6266 family protein: MAIVKNGVNGTVSGKAGSVVFVSTKTGNYVRSLPRVRRREPTPEQLLSRKRFKMMRSHISQLKPIINMGYKAYSYPKRAYDVAMSYNLNDALIREGDGFVVDWQKFMIAKGIPNPITSYTLDFDQENQVLQVTWEYDAYLEAKFNTGTYDSFLVLYNAADNGNGYSLVMNDVKNSLMFGKQHVEVPKHGREVKYEVYIFFIESYGGGNTDSLHLGTITI, encoded by the coding sequence ATGGCAATCGTTAAAAATGGTGTTAATGGAACTGTTTCCGGTAAAGCAGGTTCTGTTGTGTTTGTATCGACTAAAACGGGAAATTATGTACGATCTCTCCCCCGCGTTAGGAGACGGGAGCCCACTCCTGAGCAACTGCTCAGTAGAAAACGCTTCAAAATGATGAGGTCGCATATTAGCCAATTAAAACCGATCATCAATATGGGTTATAAAGCGTACAGCTATCCTAAACGGGCTTACGATGTCGCGATGTCCTATAATTTGAACGACGCACTAATCCGGGAAGGAGACGGTTTTGTGGTTGATTGGCAGAAATTTATGATTGCCAAAGGAATTCCCAATCCCATCACTTCCTACACGCTGGATTTCGATCAAGAAAACCAAGTGCTTCAGGTTACCTGGGAATATGATGCCTATCTGGAAGCAAAGTTCAACACAGGAACTTACGATTCGTTCCTAGTCCTGTATAATGCAGCGGATAACGGGAACGGATATTCACTTGTGATGAACGATGTGAAAAACAGCTTAATGTTTGGTAAACAACATGTTGAAGTACCAAAACATGGGAGGGAAGTGAAGTATGAGGTGTATATCTTTTTTATCGAGAGTTACGGTGGAGGTAATACAGACAGTCTGCACTTGGGGACGATAACGATTTGA
- a CDS encoding DUF6660 family protein: protein MRLIVFILIAYIMGLSFVPCSDSNNRCEQTAMERQLNQTHNHNDDASDACSIFCYCNCCSGNITAYVYQFPQIDGVPVSIYFDNRNPVLNTAIVSSYFGSIWQPPKVNA from the coding sequence ATGAGGTTAATTGTTTTCATATTGATAGCATATATTATGGGACTTTCTTTTGTTCCCTGCAGTGATTCTAACAATCGCTGCGAGCAGACTGCTATGGAAAGACAATTAAATCAAACTCATAACCATAATGATGACGCGTCCGATGCTTGTTCGATTTTCTGCTATTGCAATTGTTGTAGTGGAAATATAACGGCTTATGTGTATCAATTTCCGCAAATAGATGGTGTCCCGGTTTCAATTTATTTTGATAATCGCAATCCTGTCCTCAATACAGCGATTGTTTCCAGTTATTTTGGGAGCATCTGGCAGCCGCCAAAGGTTAATGCTTAA